A genomic segment from Acidimicrobiales bacterium encodes:
- a CDS encoding DUF2071 domain-containing protein, with translation MTQFWADVTFLHWRYDPAVVQALLPPGVEVDVFDGSAWVGLVPFRMERLGFGTRRPVPRLGTFPEVNVRTYVRAGAHRGVWFFSLDIDLLLPMLVARGWYRLPYCVGDVRHDRDGDRITTHVDRRRPKPTNGAATDLEIVVGSASASGPLTEFLTSRWGLITGGYRGRLRWAPVEHPEWPLRRAHAVRVSDSLVTAAGLPAPEGMPHVLYSPGVPVRVGLPRTVST, from the coding sequence ATGACCCAGTTCTGGGCGGACGTGACCTTCCTCCACTGGCGCTACGACCCGGCCGTCGTGCAGGCGCTGCTGCCCCCCGGTGTCGAGGTCGACGTGTTCGACGGCTCGGCCTGGGTCGGGCTGGTGCCGTTTCGCATGGAGCGCCTCGGATTCGGCACCCGTCGCCCGGTCCCGCGGCTGGGCACCTTCCCCGAGGTCAACGTGCGGACCTATGTGCGGGCGGGTGCCCACCGCGGAGTGTGGTTCTTCTCGCTCGACATCGATCTCCTGCTCCCGATGCTGGTCGCCCGAGGCTGGTACCGCCTGCCCTATTGCGTCGGCGACGTGCGCCATGACCGCGACGGGGACCGCATCACCACCCATGTCGACCGACGACGGCCGAAACCGACCAACGGGGCGGCGACCGATCTCGAGATCGTCGTGGGCTCGGCTTCTGCCTCGGGGCCCCTCACCGAGTTCCTGACCTCGAGATGGGGGCTCATCACCGGCGGCTATCGCGGCCGCCTGCGCTGGGCACCGGTCGAGCATCCGGAGTGGCCGCTGCGCCGAGCGCACGCCGTTCGTGTGTCCGACAGCCTCGTCACCGCGGCCGGCCTCCCCGCGCCAGAGGGAATGCCCCACGTCCTGTACTCGCCCGGCGTTCCCGTCAGGGTCGGCCTGCCCCGCACTGTCTCCACATGA